The window GTAATTCTTACATTCTACCCGGGGGACTTTACCTTTGTCTGCGCCACCGATATAGAGGCGCTCATGGGTTCATACGACAAGTTTTTGAAAGAAGGTGCCCAGGTATTCGGCATCAGTGAGGATTCAGTGTTCTCACACAAGGCGTGGTGTGACACATCTCCAAGGGTAAGCAAGAGCAAAATTCCTCTGATAGACGATTATACAAAGGAAATAGCAAAGAATTACGGGTTCCTTGACACAAAGGGATATCAGGCACAGAGAGGCCTCGTAATAATTGATCCCGAGGGGAAAATACAGTACGAAGCCATGTTCAATGATGGTCTGGGAAAGGATGTCAGGCATATCTATGGTGCATTTATGGGACTGAAAACCTTGCATGATGCTCCAGAAGAAGCAGGCCATATGTGTGCCATACCTGCTGACTGGACACCGGGAGAATCACCACTGGATATAAATATAGTAAGAGACATAGGAAAACTTTAATTTTTTTATTAATCAATATAAATATTTATTTATATCTTTACAATAAACCTATATGACCGGTGAAGAACTATTTGAAAAATTATCAAAGTTTGGATTATCACCCTACGAAATTAAAGTTTATAAAACATTGTTGTTGAACGGACCTCAAACGTCTACATCCATTGTGTCTACTGCTGGAGTTCCACAGCCCAGAGTTTATGATCTTTTCAACAATTTGCTCACAAAAGGGCTAATAGAAATTAGTCCAGGGAAGAAAAAGATATACCGTGCAGTGCCTGTTGATGTGGCCCTGACAAGGATAATAGGAGAGATGACATCATACAGGGATGAACTCTCAGAGTTTATCAAAAGTTCTGAACCAGAAACAACCAAATACAATCCTTACCTGTGGTATATGGACAATATTAACCTAATAAGAGAGCAAATGAAAAATATGGTTATGAATGCCCAATCAGAAATTATAGTGTCATTGCGCCTTCCGCTTCTACGGTACCTGGATAAATATCTTCTTGAGGCAGCTGATCGTGGGCTCTCTGTAATTATAACAGTATTTCCAGATTCTGACAGATATGATATTAGCCAGCTGGTCACAAAGGCAGTGATAAAGAGGAGGCCTGGCATTTCACCGGAGATTATGATAATGGACAGGGATGAGGCAATAGTATACGTTGATAATATAAGCACGAAAACCAAATATGCCATAGATTTCCAGGAACAGGAAATGATTCATATCATAAATTATTATTACTATAATGTGGTCTGGAAACCTTCCATATACATTTCTAAATTTCAGATTAAGGACTCATGGGACTTTAAGACCTCATGGATATCATGCGAGGCTATCAATGTGTTCATGAATAATGGATACCGCCTCACCGGGCATGTTATAGGAGACACACAGAATGGCGAGGTAGATATAAGCGGTAACATAAAGGGGACTGATGTCATTCCCGGATACAAAAACTCCTATCTTATAGAGACAGATGAAAGGGTTTTTACAGTTGGGGGAAGGCTTACCCGTAT of the Ferroplasma sp. genome contains:
- a CDS encoding peroxiredoxin; translated protein: MLQIGELAPDFETDTYFPEKKEIKTIKLSDYRGKWVILTFYPGDFTFVCATDIEALMGSYDKFLKEGAQVFGISEDSVFSHKAWCDTSPRVSKSKIPLIDDYTKEIAKNYGFLDTKGYQAQRGLVIIDPEGKIQYEAMFNDGLGKDVRHIYGAFMGLKTLHDAPEEAGHMCAIPADWTPGESPLDINIVRDIGKL
- a CDS encoding TrmB family transcriptional regulator, translated to MTGEELFEKLSKFGLSPYEIKVYKTLLLNGPQTSTSIVSTAGVPQPRVYDLFNNLLTKGLIEISPGKKKIYRAVPVDVALTRIIGEMTSYRDELSEFIKSSEPETTKYNPYLWYMDNINLIREQMKNMVMNAQSEIIVSLRLPLLRYLDKYLLEAADRGLSVIITVFPDSDRYDISQLVTKAVIKRRPGISPEIMIMDRDEAIVYVDNISTKTKYAIDFQEQEMIHIINYYYYNVVWKPSIYISKFQIKDSWDFKTSWISCEAINVFMNNGYRLTGHVIGDTQNGEVDISGNIKGTDVIPGYKNSYLIETDERVFTVGGRLTRIEDIRMDLLELHAEKIQQ